Proteins from a genomic interval of Medicago truncatula cultivar Jemalong A17 chromosome 3, MtrunA17r5.0-ANR, whole genome shotgun sequence:
- the LOC11435150 gene encoding classical arabinogalactan protein 4: MSSNVAFFFVFALLATTAFGEAPSTSPTAAPKASHAAPAPKATATPPSSTTTPPKSSATSPTSSPAPKVSSPPSPTPTSAEAPVESPTESPPAPVSPTVSPATSPVASGPAVSDAPAEAPAGSSAAASFRVSFVGGSVAAFVAAALLM, translated from the coding sequence atgtcTTCCAACGTTGCTTTCTTCTTCGTTTTCGCTTTACTCGCCACCACCGCTTTTGGTGAAGCACCTTCCACCTCACCCACCGCCGCACCAAAAGCTTCACACGCTGCGCCTGCACCTAAAGCCACCGCCACTCCACCTTCTTCCACTACCACACCACCAAAATCATCCGCCACATCACCAACATCCTCACCAGCTCCCAAGGTTTCATCTCCACCTTCTCCAACACCAACCTCCGCTGAAGCTCCCGTTGAATCTCCCACCGAGTCTCCACCCGCTCCCGTTTCTCCCACCGTCTCTCCAGCGACCTCTCCCGTTGCTTCTGGACCTGCTGTCAGCGATGCTCCTGCTGAGGCTCCCGCTGGTTCTAGCGCCGCCGCTTCATTCAGAGTCTCCTTCGTTGGCGGATCTGTCGCCGCTTTCGTCGCTGCTGCTTTACTGATGTAG
- the LOC11434670 gene encoding isoamylase 3, chloroplastic isoform X2, which translates to MIELALDPHSNKTGDIWHICIEDLPRSNVLYGYQIDGPQDWGTGHRFDRSIVLVDPYAKLIEGRRYFGDISRKLSKFLGTYDFDSLPFDWGENYNLPNIAEKDLVIYEMNVRAFTMDESSELDNNIRGSYLGVIEKIPHLLELGINAVELLPIFEFDEMELQRRPNPRDHMINTWGYSTINFFAPMSRYASAGGGPANASQELKQMVKALHSAGIEVILDVVYNHTNEADDPNPYTTSFRGIDNKVYYMLDDKGQLLNFSGCGNTLNCNHPVVMDLILDSLRHWVTEYHVDGFRFDLASILCRGTDGSPLNAPPLIRAIAKDAVLSRCKIIAEPWDCGGLYLVGSFPNWDRWAEWNGKYRDDIRKFIKGDSGMKGSFATRVSGSSDLYRVNKRRPYHGINFVIAHDGFSLRDLVSYNFKHNEANGEGGNDGCNDNFSWNCGFEGETDDASIRALRSRQMKNFHLALMISQGTPMMLMGDEYGHTRYGNNNSYGHDSAINFFLWDQLDARKGDHFRFFSNAIKYRHAHKTLSHENFLSENEITWHEDNWDNYESKFLAFTLHDKSGGDIYLAFNAHDYFLKALLPTPPTKRKWFRVVDTNLQSPDDIVLDGVPGIGETYSIAPYSSILLEAKF; encoded by the exons ATGATAGAACTGGCTTTGGATCCTCATTCAAACAAAACAGGGGATATCTGGCACATATGTATTGAG GATCTTCCTAGGAGCAATGTTCTGTACGGATACCAGATTGATGGACCTCAAGACTGGGGTACGGGGCATCGATTTGACAGAAGCATTGTGCTTGTTGATCCTTATGCAAAACTAATTGAAGGTCGAAGATATTTTGGGGATATTAGCAGGAAATTGTCCAAGTTTCTAGGCACATATGATTTTGACAGCCTGCCTTTTGACTGGGGAGAAAATTACAACCTTCCAAATATTGCCGAG AAAGATCTTGTTATATATGAGATGAATGTCCGTGCATTTACAATGGATGAATCTAGTGAGTTGGATAACAACATTCGTGGAAGCTATCTTGGTGTAATTGAGAAG ATCCCACACCTTTTAGAGCTTGGTATCAATGCAGTGGAGTTGCTGCCAATCTTTGAGTTTGATGAGATGGAATTGCAGAGACGTCCAAATCCCAGAGATCACATG ATTAATACGTGGGGTTATTCAACAATAAATTTCTTTGCTCCTATGAGTCGCTATGCTAGTGCTGGTGGAGGACCAGCTAATGCTTCCCAAGAGTTGAAGCAAATGGTTAAAGCCTTACATTCTGCTGGCATAGAG GTTATTTTGGATGTTGTCTACAATCATACAAATGAGGCTGATGATCCTAATCCTTACACTACTTCATTTCGTGGCATAGATAATAAG GTTTATTACATGCTGGACGACAAAGGACAATTGCTGAATTTCTCTGGCTGTg GAAATACATTGAATTGTAACCATCCTGTGGTCATGGATCTAATTCTTGACAGCCTAAGACATTG GGTAACTGAGTATCATGTGGACGGATTTCGATTTGATCTCGCAAGTATACTGTGTCGAGGAACTGATGGTTCCCCCCTCAATGCTCCTCCCCTCATCAGG GCAATTGCTAAAGATGCTGTCTTGTCAAGATGTAAAATTATTGCAGAGCCTTGGGACTGTGGAGGTCTATATCTTGTTGGAAGTTTTCCGAATTGGGACCG GTGGGCGGAATGGAATGGGAAATATCGTGATGATATACGGAAATTTATCAAG GGTGATTCTGGTATGAAGGGGAGCTTTGCAACTCGTGTTTCTGGATCTTCTGATCTCTACAGA GTGAACAAGCGTAGACCATATCATggtattaattttgttattgcGCACGATGGATTTAGCTTGCGTGATCTTGTTTCATACAACTTCAAG CACAACGAAGCTAACGGGGAAGGTGGAAATGATGGATGCAATGATAACTTTAGTTGGAATTGTGGTTTTGAAG GTGAAACTGATGATGCTAGTATAAGAGCTCTGCGGTCGAGGCAAATGAAGAACTTTCATCTAGCATTAATGATTTCTCAG GGAACACCGATGATGCTAATGGGGGATGAATATGGCCATACTCGCTACGGAAATAACAATAGCTATGGGCATGATTCTGCcattaattttttcttgtgGGATCAG TTGGATGCAAGGAAGGGAGATCACTTTAGGTTTTTCTCCAATGCGATAAAGTACCGGCATGCACATAAAACATTGAGTCATGAAAATTTTCTCAGCGAG AATGAAATAACATGGCATGAAGACAATTGGGACAATTACGAAAGCAAATTTCTTGCATTTAC GCTTCATGACAAAAGTGGAGGAGATATCTATTTAGCTTTTAATGCTCATGACTACTTTTTGAAAGCTCTGCTGCCCACGCCCCCAACAAAAAGAAAGTGGTTTCGTGTG GTGGACACTAATCTTCAATCTCCTGATGACATCGTCCTCGATGGTGTCCCAGGCATAGGAGAAACGTACAGTATAGCTCCATACTCCTCCATTCTTCTGGAGGCCAAGTTTTGA
- the LOC11434670 gene encoding isoamylase 3, chloroplastic isoform X1, whose translation MLHHPLLCASRTATQSTLCAFVFSGTGNVLPGRNSLAGNFGLKFSKQMSGSKLNYSQTREGFKLRTTNANANAYGHAQEEVLKEEAIEVVENRPSWETSPGQAFPLGVSQVDNGINFAIFSQHATAVTLCLLLPERGSIDTLDGGMIELALDPHSNKTGDIWHICIEDLPRSNVLYGYQIDGPQDWGTGHRFDRSIVLVDPYAKLIEGRRYFGDISRKLSKFLGTYDFDSLPFDWGENYNLPNIAEKDLVIYEMNVRAFTMDESSELDNNIRGSYLGVIEKIPHLLELGINAVELLPIFEFDEMELQRRPNPRDHMINTWGYSTINFFAPMSRYASAGGGPANASQELKQMVKALHSAGIEVILDVVYNHTNEADDPNPYTTSFRGIDNKVYYMLDDKGQLLNFSGCGNTLNCNHPVVMDLILDSLRHWVTEYHVDGFRFDLASILCRGTDGSPLNAPPLIRAIAKDAVLSRCKIIAEPWDCGGLYLVGSFPNWDRWAEWNGKYRDDIRKFIKGDSGMKGSFATRVSGSSDLYRVNKRRPYHGINFVIAHDGFSLRDLVSYNFKHNEANGEGGNDGCNDNFSWNCGFEGETDDASIRALRSRQMKNFHLALMISQGTPMMLMGDEYGHTRYGNNNSYGHDSAINFFLWDQLDARKGDHFRFFSNAIKYRHAHKTLSHENFLSENEITWHEDNWDNYESKFLAFTLHDKSGGDIYLAFNAHDYFLKALLPTPPTKRKWFRVVDTNLQSPDDIVLDGVPGIGETYSIAPYSSILLEAKF comes from the exons ATGCTTCACCATCCATTACTCTGCGCTTCAAGAACCGCCACTCAATCTACACTCTGCGCATTCGTTTTCTCCGGCACCGGCAACGTTCTTCCTGGTCGCAATTCACTCGCCGGGAATTTCGG GTTGAAGTTTAGTAAGCAAATGTCTGGAAGCAAATTGAATTATAGTCAG ACAAGAGAAGGTTTCAAGCTTAGGACAACTAATGCTAATGCTAATGCTTATGGTCATGCTCAAGAAGAGGTTCTTAAG GAAGAAGCCATCGAAGTGGTGGAGAACAGACCATCCTGGGAGACTTCTCCAGGCCAAGCTTTTCCGTTGGGTGTATCACAAGTCGACAATGGGATCAATTTTGCTATATTTTCACAGCATGCAACTGCTGTCACACTTTGTTTGCTCCTTCCTGAAAG GGGAAGCATTGACACGCTGGATGGTGGTATGATAGAACTGGCTTTGGATCCTCATTCAAACAAAACAGGGGATATCTGGCACATATGTATTGAG GATCTTCCTAGGAGCAATGTTCTGTACGGATACCAGATTGATGGACCTCAAGACTGGGGTACGGGGCATCGATTTGACAGAAGCATTGTGCTTGTTGATCCTTATGCAAAACTAATTGAAGGTCGAAGATATTTTGGGGATATTAGCAGGAAATTGTCCAAGTTTCTAGGCACATATGATTTTGACAGCCTGCCTTTTGACTGGGGAGAAAATTACAACCTTCCAAATATTGCCGAG AAAGATCTTGTTATATATGAGATGAATGTCCGTGCATTTACAATGGATGAATCTAGTGAGTTGGATAACAACATTCGTGGAAGCTATCTTGGTGTAATTGAGAAG ATCCCACACCTTTTAGAGCTTGGTATCAATGCAGTGGAGTTGCTGCCAATCTTTGAGTTTGATGAGATGGAATTGCAGAGACGTCCAAATCCCAGAGATCACATG ATTAATACGTGGGGTTATTCAACAATAAATTTCTTTGCTCCTATGAGTCGCTATGCTAGTGCTGGTGGAGGACCAGCTAATGCTTCCCAAGAGTTGAAGCAAATGGTTAAAGCCTTACATTCTGCTGGCATAGAG GTTATTTTGGATGTTGTCTACAATCATACAAATGAGGCTGATGATCCTAATCCTTACACTACTTCATTTCGTGGCATAGATAATAAG GTTTATTACATGCTGGACGACAAAGGACAATTGCTGAATTTCTCTGGCTGTg GAAATACATTGAATTGTAACCATCCTGTGGTCATGGATCTAATTCTTGACAGCCTAAGACATTG GGTAACTGAGTATCATGTGGACGGATTTCGATTTGATCTCGCAAGTATACTGTGTCGAGGAACTGATGGTTCCCCCCTCAATGCTCCTCCCCTCATCAGG GCAATTGCTAAAGATGCTGTCTTGTCAAGATGTAAAATTATTGCAGAGCCTTGGGACTGTGGAGGTCTATATCTTGTTGGAAGTTTTCCGAATTGGGACCG GTGGGCGGAATGGAATGGGAAATATCGTGATGATATACGGAAATTTATCAAG GGTGATTCTGGTATGAAGGGGAGCTTTGCAACTCGTGTTTCTGGATCTTCTGATCTCTACAGA GTGAACAAGCGTAGACCATATCATggtattaattttgttattgcGCACGATGGATTTAGCTTGCGTGATCTTGTTTCATACAACTTCAAG CACAACGAAGCTAACGGGGAAGGTGGAAATGATGGATGCAATGATAACTTTAGTTGGAATTGTGGTTTTGAAG GTGAAACTGATGATGCTAGTATAAGAGCTCTGCGGTCGAGGCAAATGAAGAACTTTCATCTAGCATTAATGATTTCTCAG GGAACACCGATGATGCTAATGGGGGATGAATATGGCCATACTCGCTACGGAAATAACAATAGCTATGGGCATGATTCTGCcattaattttttcttgtgGGATCAG TTGGATGCAAGGAAGGGAGATCACTTTAGGTTTTTCTCCAATGCGATAAAGTACCGGCATGCACATAAAACATTGAGTCATGAAAATTTTCTCAGCGAG AATGAAATAACATGGCATGAAGACAATTGGGACAATTACGAAAGCAAATTTCTTGCATTTAC GCTTCATGACAAAAGTGGAGGAGATATCTATTTAGCTTTTAATGCTCATGACTACTTTTTGAAAGCTCTGCTGCCCACGCCCCCAACAAAAAGAAAGTGGTTTCGTGTG GTGGACACTAATCTTCAATCTCCTGATGACATCGTCCTCGATGGTGTCCCAGGCATAGGAGAAACGTACAGTATAGCTCCATACTCCTCCATTCTTCTGGAGGCCAAGTTTTGA